One Cinclus cinclus chromosome 24, bCinCin1.1, whole genome shotgun sequence genomic window, GCCTGGGGGGGAGCTATGGTGGAGgcagcttcagcagcagcttcagctatGGGGGTGGCCTGGGCGGCGATGGGCTCCTCTCGGGAAATGAAAAGGCGACCATGCAAAGCCTGAACGATCGCCTGGCATCCTACCTGGAGAAAGTGCGTGCGCTCGAAGAGGCAAACTCTGACCTCGAAACCAAAATCCGAAACTGGTACCAAAAACAAGGACCAAGCCCAGCTCGGGACTACAGTCCTTATTTCAAGACTATTGAGGACCTTCGAGACAAGGTAGGTGTTAATATTTATCAAAAATCGTCTTAGATTTACACTTACGAAGGAAGCATGAAAACCCAAAAAGTTCATTAGGGAGACCCTAGAAAGCATTGCAGGTcatgggaaggagagggagatgACATGTGAATGCAAGGAATGGGTGGGGGGATAAAGTCAACATCAGTATGGAATtatctactttttaaaatgccagcCAAGAGGAGGTACAAATCAGGCAGTGGGGGATGCTCGAGCACTGAAGTCTGATAATGTTTGCTTTTAACAAAGCATAtgtttatacacacacatatacacgTGCTGGTCATGTACACACATATGACCACTTAATGTATGCATGACCATATATAACGAGAGAGCAAAGCAGTGACAGCAACCTGCCTGTCTCTGCAGCCTCTCACCTGCCATAGAGCTTGAAAACTCTCAGAGGCCCAGGCACACTGctttaacaattaaaaaaaacatgggtttagagtaatttctttttcacattTCCCATACTTTACCTTGGAATTAAGTGAACGGAAACATttggcaaaggaaaaaaggaaacagcagaCATGAAGTAATCAATCCCATATATAAATGCAGGATTTGCCCCAGGAGCCTTTGGGTACCCGATAACAGATTGCTGAGGTGATACACACCCTGCATAACACAGGGAGTAGCTGATTAGCTatgtaaataaatgaaagaaaacttgAGGTTTAGTTTTCTGAGTTCAGCCTGGAGTTCATGACCGCTCCCACACAGGTTGCTTCTCCTTTCTGCAACCCACCCACATTCACTCCTGATTTAAAATCTGAGGCCTGCTGATGGCAGAATTGGCAGTGGGGTTTTGTCCTGTTTGtattcttttccctcctttcttttgGTCACCTTAGTTAGGGGTGGGAAATCATACAGCTGGTTTGTGGATGACCTTTTGACTTTTAGAAGTGGCAGGCATAGAAGATGTGCTTTCCAGGTAAAACTGAACAGATTCCTTCTAAATGAAATTTCCTTCAGAGGCTTTAATGACACATTAAAAATCAGTAAACGCTATTCTGGGTattcaaggaaataaaaatgtcatcaAAGATGGTCTCTCAAAGTCCCCTCAGCCAGCACGTAGCTTTGTTTCACTGTGGAACTTCTACCTAAAGCCATTTCAAACACCAGACATGAGGATGTGTCCAAAACAGACTCCTGGCAGAAGTATATAATAAATCTGTGTGACTGTTGCTGTTGATCACTGATCCTTCGCTACACCTCTATTCGCTGTTGCTACAGATGGAATAGACTCTTCACTCTTATCTGCACAGCAGGGAAGCTGATAACAGTTATTTCAGCCTCAGTAATGAGCTCTCATTGTTTGCAGATCCTTGATGCCACCATTGATAACGCCAGGATTGTGCTGCAGATTGACAATGCCAGGCTGGCTGCTGATGACTTCAAAACCAAGTGAGTAATTTCTGAGAGGGAAAAGATCTCATGAGTAGGCAAAAAATCCTTGTTGAGCCAAAGAGCAGTGAAGCAGGAATGGAATGCCCCTAAAACCCCTGCATGAATATTGGTTTGATCCTGTGCATGCAGTCCAGCCCTTCATGGCTTTGCCAAGAGCACCGTCTGCACACTGAAAATTTTGCATAATGTGAAATATGTGGAGAAAAGTTTAATGCTTCATGACATTTGCTGCACCATAAATCCTACAAACCCAGATACATTCATACTGTGTTTCCTGTGAGAGGAATAATCAGTGAATCTGAatgggtttgttttgcttttttaaggTTTGAGACTGAGCAAGGTCTGCGCCAGAGCGTTGAGGCCGACATCAACGGGCTGCGCCGTGTCCTGGATGAGCTGACCCTGTCCAGAGCTGACCTGGAGCTGCAGATCGAAGGATTAAAGGAGGAACTGGCCTACCTTAAGAAAAACCATGAGGAGGTAAACCCCAAGAAACGTGTTTGAAAGTGGCAGTAGAAAAACAGCCTGTGGAGATGTGGAGTCCTTCAGGATTGCCCTGGGCTCTCCAacagcaaggaaaatatttttgtgcagACTGGGATCCCTCCTGCCAGTATCTCAGGGAGTCAGTCAGCCTTAGCTCTTGAAGAAAGGACAGAAGGTTCATAATGTTTTCAGTTTACAATTGTACCTTCTTTTGTCTCCTCTGCCATTCCCCACAGGAGCTGAGTGCCCTGAGAGGGCAAGTGGCTGGTCAAGTCAGCGTTGAACTGGACTCTGCTCCAGGCATTGACCTGGCCAAGATCCTGGCAGATATGAGGGACCAGTATGAAAACATGGCTGAGAAGAACAGGAAGGATGCCGAGGCCTGGTTCCACAGCAAGGTAAAACCCCTCCATATTGTACAAACACTACCTAAAAAATCCATGAAAGAAACAACGattaaaacacacagaaaaatgctATGACAGCCTTAGGTCCCCCACATTTCTCACGTAGTGCTTTCCCTGTCTCAGACTGAAGAGCTGAACCGTGAGGTCGCCGTTAACACCGAACAACTGCAGAGCAGCAAGTCCGAGGTCACTGACCTGAGACGCACCCTGCAAGGGCTGGAGATCGAGCTGCAGTCCCAGCTCAGCATGGTAGGTCAGAATTTGCACTGCCTGACAACCCCCCACTGAAAAGGGCTCATACTTCCCTCCCTACAGAGTCCTGCACTGGCAGCAACCTCTCCTGCCTGTGGTTTCCCCTGACAGAAAGCGGCGCTGGAAGGCACCCTGGCCGACACAGAAGCGCGTTAcggggcacagctggcacagatCCAGGGGCTGGTTGGCAGCATCGAAGCACAGCTGGCTGAGCTCCGAACTGACATGGAGCGCCAGAACACCGAGTACAAGATCCTCATGGATATCAAGACTCGGCTGGAGCAAGAGATCTCTACGTACCGACAGCTCCTGGAAGGCCAGGACTCCCAGTAAGAATTGTTTGCTTGGCCTCCTGAATCTGACCATGTCATGATGCTAATTTGCTACAGCATCTCAGTAAACACAGTTAAATACTCCTGGAGTTCTACAGTTTTTATCTAACTCGTTTTTCTGGACCATGGTGGAGCTAAACATGTTACAGTTGCCATTTACACGAAGTGAGATCTCAAAGACCTCAGCAGCACAGTAGATTAATTGCAACTAACAGTTGAAATGATCAGCTGCATCACAGTCAAGATGTTTAATAATGTTTTACAGAATATAAAATCTACCAAATTCCCATAAATTCCCTGTTACCAGATAGAGAACCTTTACCCAACAGGATTCAGTGTGGGAGGAAATACTGGGAGAAGTGAAGGCAGTCACTGAGTGACTCCCACATGGGAGCACAGCCCTATCTCATCTCATACAGcctcaaggaggaaaaaaatgaggcagGGGTTGAAAGGTTTTGGTTTCCTCAGTTACTTCTTTCCCATAATGTCTTTTCCCaatgcagtttaaaaatatatttcctacAACAACTCCCTGTCCTTTGCTGAGAAGGAGAGCAGGGGGATGGGCATCTCTTCCCTGACTGCACACAGTGTATCTGATTGATAGACAATTTGCTTTCATCCATCCTCATCTCAAGCAGCATTTGATGTATTAACTCTCCtttcaatttttctctttgttccaCAGGATGTTTGGATCTCTTTCGGGAACTGCTGGTAAGAATCCTATCGCTTTCAggagaagttttattttctaatatacACATAACTGGTAGTTGTGTCTGTTCTAGAGACTGCGGTCTGCATAATTTGTCACAGAAAAAGATGAGTAACAAATGATGTCTCTGGttagaatggaaaaaaaatcagtaattaaaATATGTCAGATATCAGAAAAACATCTCATCTCTCATCTCTTTACTCTGATAGAGTAAAGGCGAAGTAAAGCACAAAACACTTAATCATTTCCCTAGATGAAAGGACATGGGAATTGAAGCTTGGCCAGCTCAGGGGAATTGCAGGAACATGCCAGTAAAACCTGCCTTGAGCTGTTAGAGGTCAGCAGTGTCATAAAAGGGATGAGTCAAATCCAGGCAATGGAGAGGAAACGTTCTGGGAGAAGGGAATGAGAGATGAGGCCCAAGCCAAGCTCACCACCCATCACAGATGGTCTGTGTGAGCTGGGCTTAAATAATTGCTGTTATTTGTCTCTGTGTTACTGCAGACAAAAGAGACAAGCACTGAAGGTCCTGCGAAGGTCATCTGCAAACTGAGAAAAAGCAGACAACACATGTGGATTGATAAGATACAAATTGGGTCAGCTTTGCAATTATTTCTAGGTTTTGCATGTACTGAATTTCTGCATCTACTCAAATAAAGATGATATTCTTGCAGTCTTGCTTCTTTGGAGTTATTGTGATATTTCACTGAAGTTTGGCTTTACTCAGGCAGGAATTAGCCAGCCAGCCTCCCTGAGAGTGCTCACAGTGTGGGGAGCTTGGGCTCCATCCTGATTCTTGCTGGCTCCTCTTGCTGGCAGGAGCTTGGaatgcagaggcagcagcaaagccagCCCCTCGGTGGGGGACACAAGAGTGACCCGGGTCTCTCACTTCTATGCTGTgcactctgcagagcagagggagtgGGATGGGAAGTGGTTCTGTAGAGATGTTTCATAGTgtaaaatacaaaggaaaatactGGCTCGTAGATAATTCCTGCAGGAGCACAAAGGGGTGAGCCACAGTAGGGAGAATTCTTCACTTCCATTCCCCCTTCACGCAGAGCTTACAAACCTTTAGCACCAATTTCAGCCCCCTTCCCTCTCACACCATTGCAAGGATAATTATCCTAGGTGAAATTCCAAGTGGAATCACTTTTAGTTCCAACACCCAGAAATCATTGATTTTATTTCCTACCATCTCTCTCCAAACTGACAGCGAAGGAATCTTTTCAGGGATTGTGCTAAAAACAAACCATGGCTCTGGCCCAACCAGcaccttcccagctcctgctgttaCCAAAGGCACAGTTTGCTCCACAGCTGGGGGGGAATGAAAACACGGATATGCCCAGACTGAAATCATCCCCTACACTGCTCTCCCCCAGAGCAGATCAGTTTGCAATCTGTGTTCCAGGGAGACATCATAAAATCCTTCAGCATTTCTCCCCTTGGCGCTGGGGAATGCCCATGTTCCCTTATTCACAACCAGATGTTCACAACAGATTAAGGGAGTGTTTGCATGGCTTGAGCACCCCAAGGCTCTGGACCTCCTCTCTCAAGGTGGGGTAATCCTCTCCAATCCAAAGGTGCTGGTGTTGGGTTTGGCTCAGCAGTGACTCAGGTCAACATCAGCTATCACTTCTGACACCGACAatcccagctcagcctctggAATGAAGTGTGGTGGCATAAAGCAGTGGCTTCACTTTGACAGGGGAAAACTGTGACAGGAGAGAAGAGCAGCTAAAAAAATAAGACACGGAGAAAGGGACAAtaaggggaggggagggggaaagatGGGCAGAATCAAAGGGAACAGAGGCCCAAGAGGCACACGGGGTGCGGGGGATCCTTCAGGAGCTCACCCATTTCTATGGGGCTAACTTCTGGAACAGCCAGGAGATCTCGTGCATTCAGTACAGGCAGCTGCTGAGTGCAGACACATTAACACATGCTTTGTACCAAACTTATTCCCTACAACACCAAGACCCGGAAAGCTCCCTGCATGAAAGAACAAACAGCTCTAGGTTTGTCTTTTAATCTTAGC contains:
- the LOC134053102 gene encoding keratin, type I cytoskeletal 19: MASYSFRQTSSSVVGGPGASSLRYGGSFRAPSIHGGSGGRGVSVSSARFVSSGLGGSYGGGSFSSSFSYGGGLGGDGLLSGNEKATMQSLNDRLASYLEKVRALEEANSDLETKIRNWYQKQGPSPARDYSPYFKTIEDLRDKILDATIDNARIVLQIDNARLAADDFKTKFETEQGLRQSVEADINGLRRVLDELTLSRADLELQIEGLKEELAYLKKNHEEELSALRGQVAGQVSVELDSAPGIDLAKILADMRDQYENMAEKNRKDAEAWFHSKTEELNREVAVNTEQLQSSKSEVTDLRRTLQGLEIELQSQLSMKAALEGTLADTEARYGAQLAQIQGLVGSIEAQLAELRTDMERQNTEYKILMDIKTRLEQEISTYRQLLEGQDSQMFGSLSGTADKRDKH